Below is a window of Deltaproteobacteria bacterium HGW-Deltaproteobacteria-6 DNA.
CCGGCATCCGTGCGCCCTGAACCGACCAGGGTTACCTTGCCCGACGTGATTCTGCCCACGGCCTCTTCCAGAATCTGCTGAATCGAAATCCCGTTAGGCTGCCGCTGCCAGCCGCAATAAGCGGCGCCGTCATATTCCACAATGATTTTAAAGTTACGCATGGTTTATTAATCGTACTTGCCAGTTTTTTCCAAAAAGGATAAGCAAAAAACCGGTGCCTTTCATCCGGTGCCATGTCTAAGCCGTGTTTTAATAATTGTGATAGTAACTTACACGAAAAAGCGGGTCAAGACAAAAACAAACAAAAAAATATATAAAATATAAAGGAGACAACCGATGAGCGACGAAGTAAAACAGACGACAACTCAGGGGAAAATTCAGGATTTTGAGGCCAGGGTTCAGACGTTGATGAAGATGGGCGGTGAAAAGCAGGTTAAAAAACAGCATGACGGCGGCAAAATGACTGCCCGCGAACGCCTGGATTATTTATTTGACAAGGGAACCTTTCAGGAAGTTCAGCTTTTCGCGAAGCATCATTCAACCCTTTTCGGCATGGATAAGAAAGAAATTCCGGCTGACGGCGTCATTACAGGGTTTGGCAAAGTCAATGGCCGCACAGTTTTTGCCGCTTCTCAGGATTTCACCAGCGCGGGCGGCACCCTGGGCGAAATGCACGCTAAAAAGATCTGGAAGGTGATGGACATGGCCATTGCCGCGCAGAAACCCTTTATTGCCATTAACGATTCCGGAGGCGCCAGAATTCAGGAAGGCGTCCCTTCTCTGGAAGGCTACGGCGGCATCTTTTACCGTAATACGATCGCTTCCGGCTATATCCCTCAAATTACCGCAATCATGGGACCAACGGCGGGCGGCGCTGTTTATTCGCCGGCACTCACCGACTGGATCTTCATGGTGAAAAACACATCTTATATGTACATCACCGGCCCGGAAGTCATCAAGGCGGTAATCGGCGAAGACGTGAGCCAGGAAGACCTGGGCGGCGCCGTGGCTCATGCCTCAAAAAGCGGGGTCTGCCATGTCGTGACGGAAAACGACGCGGACTGTCTCGATAAAATCAAAATACTCCTGTCTTATCTGCCCGACAGCTGCAATATCCCCCTGCCTGCCGCACCGTCAACCGACAGCCCCGACAGGGAATGCCCCGAACTGGATAAAGTGATTCCGGATAAGGCAAACCGCGCCTACAACATGAAAAACGTCATCAAATCGATAGCCGACCATGGTGAAATGTTTGAACTGCACGCCCAATGGGCGCCAAACATCATTGTTTCCCTGATACGCATCATGGGC
It encodes the following:
- a CDS encoding methylmalonyl-CoA carboxyltransferase produces the protein MSDEVKQTTTQGKIQDFEARVQTLMKMGGEKQVKKQHDGGKMTARERLDYLFDKGTFQEVQLFAKHHSTLFGMDKKEIPADGVITGFGKVNGRTVFAASQDFTSAGGTLGEMHAKKIWKVMDMAIAAQKPFIAINDSGGARIQEGVPSLEGYGGIFYRNTIASGYIPQITAIMGPTAGGAVYSPALTDWIFMVKNTSYMYITGPEVIKAVIGEDVSQEDLGGAVAHASKSGVCHVVTENDADCLDKIKILLSYLPDSCNIPLPAAPSTDSPDRECPELDKVIPDKANRAYNMKNVIKSIADHGEMFELHAQWAPNIIVSLIRIMGKPVGVIANNPMAFAGVLNVNASDKASRFIRFCDAFNIPLLTFADVPGYMPGTDQEWAGIIRHGAKLLHAYSEATVPKITVVTRKDYGGSYIGMCCKQLGADYVMAWPTAEIAVMGAEGACNIIYRSEIKAADDPAAKRAELIAGYEEKFNNPYFAASLGAIEEIILPRETRKRVIAVLDAMKDKKEARLEKKHNNIPL